Below is a window of Vibrio fortis DNA.
CTAAACAAGAGGTGGAGATTAAGTCAGGCGCAAATACCGTTTACGTTATGGGTGAGGTCGCCGAGCCGGGTGCATACGACGGCAAAAAAGGCGCGACCTTCATGGACATCCTAGCTAATGCAGGTGGCCCAACTCGATTCGCCGAGTCACGCCAGATCCGCGTAATTAAAGCCAGCGGTCAAGTTCTTAAGTTCGATTTAACCGCTTACACAGAAGGTTTACTTGGAGTGAAGCCGCCAGCAATCCAACCGGGCGACGCTATCTTTGTTCCAGAAAAAACTGACATGAATGAGAAGTCTTGGCTCAAGATTTCACCAGACCGCGCTGTGAATGTGATAGGTGAAGTCGTTCGCCCAGGGCGTATTGAATGGTCTGACGAAATGGATCTTATGGATCTTCTTGCTCACGTTGGCGGTCCAACTCTTCGTGCAGACACAACGAAAATTGAAGTTGTAAACGGGCGCAAACTTACCGTTTTCGATTTAGATGCCTACATCAAAAACGGTGCACCACGTGAAGACCTGCCATTCATCCGAGCTGGGGCTATTGTGCGTATCCATGACTTACCTCAAGACCCATCCGACAACAAATCTCAGTGGGTTCGTCAAAGCTCAGACGCGTCTATTTATGTGTTTGGACAAGTAAATGCTCCGGGTCGTTACCGCTTCACCAAAGATATGCACTTTTTAGATATCTTATCGGCGGCTGATGGCCCAACCAAAGACGCTGATATTCACAACATTCGTGTCACTCACAGAGACAAACCTTATGCGAAAGTAAGCAAACTAAACCTATCGCTTTACTTTGAAACCGGTGACGAGTCTATATTACCTCGCGTGACCACGGGTGATACGATCTACATCCCTGAGAAAGACAAGAACTGGCTAGATACATCTAAAGAGTCAACGGTACGAGTATTGGGTGCAGTCAACAAGCCTGGACGTTACGTGTTTAACGACAACATGACGATTCTTGACCTATTAGCAGAAGCCGCAGGTCCAACTGAAAACGCATATCTAGAGAAAATAACCGTTGTAAATATGTCTTGTTGTCAGGGACAAGCACGTACGTTTGACCTGATTAAGTTCAGCAAAACCGCAAACATTTACCACCTACCCGTTCTGCGTGCTGGTGACACAATTTACATTCCAGATCGTAGTGAGAGCTTTATTGAGAAAGCTCGCGTTACCCTAGATGACATTCTACGTCTAACCACAACTATTGTATTAATTGGAGCGCTATAATGACTATTTCAGCCACACAAGCCGAAGTCGAAAAGCTCTATTTAACAGCAGAGCTTAATGGCTACCGTTCGACATGTATTACCGCCTGCCAAAGTGGTGACGGCGTCACCTCTATTGCTTCAGCATTTGCAGAGCGCTGTATGCTTGCCGGTCACTCAACTCTGTATGTCGACTTAAATCTATTTAACCCTGCGTTCCACGACCTTGACCTGGTTAACCTTGAACAGCAGGGCCAGTTGATTGAGCACAAAGAGTCTAAACGACTATTTGTTGGTGTACCTGCTCCGCGCGAAGCGTCTACTCAATTAGCGTTTAAAGATCCTACAACGCTAAAAAGTACGGTTGCCAAATGGTTAACGCAATACGACCGTGTAGTAATAGATACTTCGCCACTATTGCAAGTCAATAAAGGTAATATCCCTGCACAATCTGTTGCCAATGCTTGTGATTCCACCCTACTAGTGCTCGCTTATGGTGAGACAACAACCAGTCAACTGGAACAAGCGAAACAACTACTAGCCACTGATGGTATTTTACTATCTGGTGCCATCATGAATATGAAACACGCACCAAGTTTCACTCAAGAGTTGGGGCGTCAATTAAACAGAATGAAGTTTATTCCCCAAAAGTGGCGTACCAACCTTTGCAACAAACTTTCTCAAAATGAGTTCTTAAACCTCCCTATTTAGCCTTACGAAATGTAGTGATTTTATTTAAAATCAATTAATTTCGCAGAAAATCACTACATTTCAATGAAAATTCCAACAAAAACACCATACTAATCTTCGATAGTGTGACTTACATAGTTAATGCTGGAATCAAATCAGATCAAACATGGAATTTATCCAGATATTCCCTAAACTTATAAAAAGTGGTCAATTTTTGTTGATTCGTCATAAATACTGGGTACCACTCTTGCTGCATTTATCTGTTCCTTCGTAGTTCGCTAGGAACCAGCCCGTAGGACGACCAAAGGATATGACTCGTCACATCAATACCACTCAGAGTAGCTCCATGATCAAACACAGCTCTCCTGTGTTCTTGTTCTGCGAGTTACAAACTTTAATGAGAAAGGAACCTCAATATGAAATACAAGTTAAGCTCCATGTTTTTGTTAGTCGCCGCAGCCAGTAACGCTAACGCTGGTGAATGTGGCAGCGTAACAATCGCCGACATGAACTGGAACTCTGCAACACTCATCGCCAATATCGATAGGTTTATCCTAGAACATGGCTACGGTTGTGACGCGGAATTGATTCCCGGCGACACCATGCCAACTGGCACCTCCATGATTGAAAAAGGTCAACCTGATGTAGCCCCTGAACTTTGGAGCAACAGTTTGAAAACCGCGCTCGATAAAGGCGTTGAAGAAAAAAGACTCCGTTACGCGGGTAAAGCACTCGTAAACGGTGGTGAAGAGGGTTTTTGGGTACCTAAATATCTAGTGAGCCAATATCCTGAAATTGCGACCATCGAAGGGGTTCGTAAACACGCCAAATTATTCAAACATCCGGAAGATCCAGATACATCCGCATTTTACAGCTGCCCTGCAGGTTGGAACTGCCAAATCAGTGCAGGCAACCTCTTCAATGCATTAGCGCTCGAAGAGAGTGGCTTTAGCATTGTCGATCCAGGCTCTAGTGCGGGTCTCTCTGGGGCTATCGCCAAAGCTTATGAGCGTGAAGAAGCGTGGTTTGGTTATTACTGGGCACCAACAGCGGTGCTCGGTAAATATGACATGGTTAAAGTCGATTTTGGCAGTGGTGTCGATAAAGATGAGTTCGTAAATTGTACGACGCAAGAAGAGTGTGAAGATCCAAAAGCAACAATGTACCCGCCTTCTCCAGTACACACCATTACCACCGAAAGCTTTGCAAGTCGTGCGCCAGAAGCCTACGACTACTTCACTAAACGTGGGTTCACTAACGACAAGATGAATGCTCTATTAGCTTGGATGGAAGACAATCAAGCCGACGGTGAAGAAGCGATGCTGCACTTTTTAAGCGAATATCCAGACATTTGGCACCCTTGGGTATCTCAAGATGTTGCTAAGAAAGTGGAAGCAGAGCTGTAAACAGTTTATTGCTTATAAGGGTTTATAACGCAATAAAATCACACATTATAACGTCGCTATACTTGATGTTATTCAGCATTCGAAGCGGTTGAGCTCATCAACCGCTTCGGAATATAAGGATATAAAATGGCTGACAATAGCTGGTTATCCAGTTTTCCTGAAATGGAACGCTCAGATTTACGAGCAATTAAGAAAACACTAGACGGCGCCTACCGCGATTTTTCTCGTGAATATGGCGAAATGATTGAATCTTTCTTTGACCCTCTGCTCTCCTTCCTCGTCTGGTTTGAAAAACTCTTGATCTCTACCCCTTGGTTTATAGTTCTCGCTGTTTGTACCGCTCTTGTGTACGCTGCGAGCAGATCGTGGAAACTTGCATTAGGCTGTGTTGGTTCACTGCTTCTGATTGGTTACTTTGGGATGTGGGAAGACACAATGCGCACCCTCAGTATCATTACCGTGTGTACCTTAGTGTCGATATGTTTGGGTATTCCCATTGGAATTGCGATGGCACGATCTAATCGCGTCCAGTCTATGGTTACACCGCTCCTCGATATTATGCAAACCATGCCAGCGTTCGTGTATTTGATACCTGTAGTCATGCTGCTTGGTATCGGCAAGATCCCGGGGCTTATCGCGGTTGTGATTTACGCTATCCCACCTGTGATTCGTCTAACCAACCTAGGTATTCGTTTAGTTGATAAAGAAGTTCTTGAAGCAGCGACCGCGTTTGGTGCCAATAAAAAGCAACGTCTTTGGGGCGTTCAACTTCCCTTGGCTATGCCAACCATTATGGCAGGGATTAACCAGACCATCATGATGGCACTGTCGATGGTGGTAATCGCGTCTATGATTGGTGTTAAAGGGCTAGGACAACCTGTATTAAAGTCAATTACCAACCAATACTTCACCTTAGGTCTACTTAATGGTTTCGCTATCGTGGCATTAGCCATTTTATTCGACCGCGCGTCACAAGCGTACGCAAAACGAACTAACGCTCACTTAGGAGGGTTTAAACATGACTAATAAGCCTCTGATTGAAATTAGCGGACTGTATAAAGTATTCGGCCCCAAGCCAAAGTCGGTGATCGAGCGTATTCATAATGGTCAAAACAAAGACCAAATCCTTGCCGATACGGGTCATACCGTGGGTCTGAAAGAGATAAATCTAGAAATCAATCGTGGTGAGATATTCGTTATCATGGGGCTATCTGGCTCTGGTAAGTCGACATTGATTCGCCACTTCAATCGCTTGATTGAGCCAACAGAAGGCAAAATCACCGTTGAAGGCACCGACGTAATGAGCCTCAACACCAAAGAGTTGGAAGAGTTTCGTCGTCACAAGATGTCGATGGTCTTCCAACGCTTTGGATTAATGCCTCACCGTACTGTGGTTGAAAATGTCGCTTATGGGCTTGAGGTCCAAGGTATCAAAAAGGAAACGCGATTAGCCAAAGCATCCGAATGGTTAGACACGGTTGGCCTTAAGGGCTATGAAAATCAATACCCTGCTCAGTTGTCTGGTGGTCAGCAACAGCGAGTTGGTTTGTCACGCGCGCTCTGTACTAATGCGGAAATCCTATTGATGGATGAAGCATTCTCAGCTCTCGACCCACTGATTCGTAGTGAGATGCAAGATCAGCTTATCGAGCTCCAAGAGAAACTGCATAAAACCATTATCTTCATTACCCACGATTTAGACGAAGCGCTGCGACTTGGTGACCGAATAGCGATCCTGAAAGACGGTGAACTGGTTCAACAAGGCACGCCGCATGAAATCCTTTTGCATCCTGCGGATGATTACGTAGAAGCTTTCGTTAAAGACGTTAACCGTGCACGAGCATTGACCGTTGAAACAGTAATGCAACCTCCACTCTATCGCATTACTTCGGAAACAATTGAGGGCGCACTGGCTCAAATGAAGATGTTGAAGCACGATTATGCTTACCATGTTACAGATGAGGGTTATCAAGGTCTCGTGACCAAAGAGAGCTTACAAGATGCCGTTGAAGACAACAGCGTGAGTGACTTTAGTGATGATATCTATGAAGAGGTTCCAGCAGTCAACCCGGATGCTGTTATCGAAGAGATTCTGCAAGATACCATGTCTTGCGAATACTCATTGCCAGTCGTTGACGAAGAAGGCAACTTGAAAGGTGAACTCGAACGAAGTGCTGTCGCCGACATTTTTGCGGAACCTGGAGAAACTGAAACTGCCCCAAAGCCCGTGATTGATAAGGCCTCTTAGGCTCTAGTATTCAGCTTCTGAACAGCGCCCACTGTACGTTTATTAAACGGTAGTGGGCGCATTTATTATTGTTCCAATGTTACTCATACCACCCATAACCCACCTTGCTTGGCATTTTTACGATCTTCCATATTCAAGCAGTTGAAATTGTTCTAAAAAATGTCTAATACTTAAATATCTATTTGCGTTACATGCTATTCGTTGATGTTACCCCTGAGTAACCGTCGAGTGTTCACCGAAATCAATAGACGGATCTATTTACGATGACAGTTACCAATACTGAAAGCCAAGCCCTTGTTGATGAATCAGTTCTACAGCAAATGATTGTAGATACCAGCGCAGAGGTCATCCCTATTCTGATCGATCACTATGTGACCGAGTCTAAAACACGTATTGATGCTATAAAAAAAGCAGCCGAATCCCAAGATGGTGAAGCGCTTGAGTTCGAAGTACACACTTTAGGCAGTACATCACTCGCTCTAGGGAACCGCGCACTCTCTACCCTAGCTCGGGACATTGAACGTCAGTGCTTAGAGAAGCAAACCGAAATCGCTTTTACACGTGTAGATGAGTTACTCACACTTGCAGATGACTCGATACAGGCACTGATAGACCGAAAAGAGCTTGGTTTCTAAAACAAAACATCAATCTCTAGACTAAAAGATACAAAACGAAATTTAGTGATAAACGTAATTTTTGACGTTTGGTTAGGACAAGATTCAAAAGGAATAACACAATGCGCCCTAAAGTATTGTTGGTTGAAGACTCCACTTCATTAGCTGTTTTATACAAACAGTATGTAAAAGACGAGCCCTATGACATTTTCCACGTCGAAACAGGGGCGGAAGCTAAAAAATTTATTGAGCGTCATACCCCTCAACTGGTTATTCTCGACCTTAAATTGCCTGATATGTCAGGGGAAGAGGTACTGGATTGGATAACTGAAAATGAAGTCCCTACTGCTGTGGTTATTGCGACTGCTCATGGTTCGGTCGATATTGCTGTGAGCCTCATTCAGCGCGGTGCAGAAGACTTTCTCGAAAAACCAATCCAAGCAGAACGCCTAAAAACCTCAGTACAACTGCACCTTAAGCGTGCCAAGTTAGAAAACCTAGTTGAAGATATAAAAAGTAAATTCGATAGAGAATCTTTCCAAGGGTTTATTGGTTCCTGCTTACCGATGCAAGCTGTGTACAAGACCATCGATTCAGTAGCCCCTACCACTGCCAGCGTATTTATTAATGGCGAGAGTGGTACAGGTAAAGAAGTCTGTGCAGAAGCCATTCACAAAGAGAGTCAACGCCGCGATAAACCGTTTGTGGCGATTAACTGTGGCGCAATCCCTAGAGATCTGATGGAGAGTGAGATCTTTGGTCATGTTAAAGGGGCGTTTACAGGTGCAACGACCGACAGAAAAGGTGCGGCGATGCAAGCACATGGCGGTACTCTCTTTCTCGACGAGCTTTGTGAAATGGAGCTCGAAATGCAGAAGAAGCTCCTGCGATTCTTACAGACGGGTACATTTACGCCATTGGGTGCAACTCGTGAAGTCAAAGTGGATGTGCGAATCATCTGTGCAACCAACCGCGACCCGCTGCTAGAAGTTGAGGAAGGTCGCTTTAGAGAAGACCTCTATTATCGCGTTCACGTTGTCCCTATTGAGATGCCACCTCTGCGTGAGCGAGGCAGTGACATTGTCACACTTTGTAAGCACTTTCTGAAAATCTACGCTAAGCAAGATGGCAAGAAGTTTAAGTCGATCGATAAAGAAGCGCAGGTCTTGCTAAAGAACTATCCATGGCCGGGTAATGTTCGTCAGCTACAGAACATAATTCGCAATATTGTTGTTCTTAATAATGAAACCAGTGTGACCAAAGAGATGATTCCTGCCCCGATTAATGGAACCGGTGGCCGTAGCAAAGTCGTGACACCGATTAAGCGAGTAGAACCCGTTCGAGAGGTCGTAACAGAAACCGTCGCCAAACCAGCTCCATTGACTCCAGAGCAAATCGAAACACCAGCGGAAACCAGCGGCCCTGCTCTCACCGCCGCTGATGGTAGTATTCGTCCGATGTGGAAGATCGAACGAGAAGCTATCCAGAATGCAATTAACCATTGTGACGGTAACGTCTTAAATGCTGCTGTGCTATTAGAGCTTAGCCCTTCTACCGTTTATCGTAAGAAGCAGGCGTGGGAAGCGGAAGATGAGTACAACCAAGCCTAACGCAGCTCAATCACTCGAGATTGAACCTCAAGAGATTTGGCTGTTGCTCGACAGCCAAACTTTTGGGGGAATTGAAACTCATGTATTGGAGTTAGCTAAAGGGCTCAAAGCGCATCAGTACATGGTGCGCATTGTTTTGCTCACCCTTTACTCGCCAGCACCACCGATCATTGAACGTCTAGTACAAACCAAACTCAACTACTCTTTTCTCCAGGATTTGGCTTCCAATCAAGGATCACCATTAGTACAGCTCAAGCAAGCTGTTGAAACTTACCAGCCCAAGCTACTTCACTGCCACGGGTACAAATCCAGCATTATTGGTAAGCTCACCAAAACGCTCAACCCTCGCCTTTCACTTTACCAAGTATCCACCTATCACGCGGGGGAAACGCCAAAAGGTCGCGTTTGGTTATATGATGCACTCGATCGCTACACAGGTTTTCTATCTAGTCATTCGCTTGTGGTTAGCAACAAAATCAAAGATAAGATTCCCAGTACAACAACACTGCTCAATAACTTTGTTTCGATGCCAGAACGCCAGATTTCTCATGATGTTTGTTCAGAGTCATGCCGGTTTGGCTTCGTCGGTCGCTTAAGTCATGAGAAAGCTGCCGATCGATTTTTGGATTTGGCTAGCCAATTTCCCAAGCATCAGTTTCATCTATTTGGTGATGGTCCCGAGCGTGAACGGTTAGAGTTACTAAAAACGGATAACTGTACCTTTCATGGCCATCAGCAAAACATGAAACACGTTTGGCAAAGCATAGACTTGCTTGTTATCCCATCTCGTTACGAAGGTTTACCAATGTCTGCACTTGAAGCGATGTCACTCGGCATTCCTGTGATTGCGACCGCCGTTGGTAATTTGCCCCAACTTATTAATCATAATGAGAACGGTTATCTCGCCAATCAACCAGAAGAACTTACAGCGTGCGCGAACCGTTGGCTATCCCTCTCTCAGAATGAAAGAACGTTCATCAGCCAAAACGCGATTGAAACTATTCATCATACCTACTCCCCCCAAGCTGTTATCCCACAATTGCTACAGTGTTACGGGCTCTGATTCTCATATTGCAATGTTCTCTCAAGTCCATGGCATTCTGTTTCTCAAAATAGAATATTCATCTTTTATCTAAAAAATCACCCATCAAACTGATTCTCAAATTGACATCCGTTTAACGGTTAGAATTAAATTATCATAAAATCAATAAGTTAATTACCAATCCATACTGGCACTCCGCTTGCTATGTTCACTCTATACAAACAAATTATCCCAAATCGGGACAGCGTCTTTGAATTGGTAGAGAGTGAGGCTTAATCATGAACAACAAAAAGAACATACTCTTTGTGCATTACGGTGATAACTGGATTCGTGGTAGCGAAGCGTGCTTAATCAATTTAGTTGCTAGCTTGAACAAGGCAAAATTTCGACCTGTGGTTTGGAGCAATTGCGAACCGTTAGCCGAGCACTTCAAACAGCAGTCAGTACCTATCGTTCACACGCCTTTTCAATTGTTGTTTGGCTGGAATGCTCCAAGATTCAATCTTTACCAATGGGGTGTTCAATTAAAGCAAGCTACCGACCTCATCAAACAGCATAAGATTGACCTTGTTCATATCAACAGTGGCGCTCCATGCCAATGGATGTGTATCGCGGCCAAACTGTGTGGCGTGCCAGTTGTGACTCAACTTCATAGTGACTATCAACTACGAGATCGTTTTACACTCGGGCTTCACCTCTCACCGAATATCGCCTGCGTGAGTCACGATGTCAGTAAAGGCTTGCTTGATGACGGCTATCCCCAAGACCAGCTGTCTGTTATTCACAATGGTGTCGTTCAACATCGAACAACAAACAAAGACGTACGAGAAGAGCTAGATATCCCGCAATCAAGCTTCGTGTTCATTACCGTTGGCTCGTTGATAATCAGAAAAGGTGTTGATTTAATCCTTCAATCTCTGAATCGAATCCAATCTCAACAAGATGCGCACTTGATTGTCATTGGTGATGGTGAGGACAGAGGCAACCTGATCGCATTAGCGACCGACTTAGGGTTAGCGTCTAAGGTTCACTTTGTAGGAGAAAGAGAAGATGTGGCAGACTGGCTGTGTGGTAACGTCGACGCGTTTATTAGCGGCGCGAGATACGAAGCCTTTGGTTTAGTTCTTGCTGAAGCAGGACTGGCGAGGCTACCCGTCATCGCTCCTCGTGTTGGTGGTATACCCGAGTTTATCCACCATAATCGCACCGGTCTTTTATTTGACCCTAGCAATCCTATCGATGACATGTGCCATCAGATGACCCGACTTATGTCAGATGCGCATTTACGAGGCGACCTCGCGAGTCAACTTTATCACTTAACACACTCGGATCTCACCATCGAAGCAAATACTCAGCAATTTGAAAACCTATACCGCAAGGTCATCAACCAGAACGGCTCATCTTCCCTATTCAACGGCTTAAAACCGCTTGTTCGCTGGGCATTTCATTAACGTCAATCGTTGGAGAGAACTATGAATACTAAAACAGATAATACCAACGACCTCGCTACACATGGATTGGTTTATGATCCGATTCCATTTGCAGGCGGTTCTAAAATTGCAACACTTGAAATGTTGATGACCACTCACGAATCAATTAAAAATCATCCAAGCCAACGGGTGAACTTTACGATTATTACCGCTGATCCTAATTCTTGGAATTCAGCTGTCACCAATCTCAATGCGAAAGTGATTACTCTACCTAACTGGGGTTTTCTTACTGTTCCTCAGGGACTGCGTTATTGGATAGCTCAATGTATTTTAGCTTTGATGTTGCTATTTACATGTATCCGTTTACCACGTGTTGACTATGCCGTTGGTGCCTCAAACCCAGGTATTGATATGGCTCTGTATATCATCAAATGGGTGTCGAGAGTGCCTATCATACAGCTAGTTCATGGACCTGTTGGGCTTTCTCGTTCAATCGGCCATTGCTTTACACGCGCTGATTCCGTGTTCTATTTGTCTTCAAGTGTCGAGTCAATTCACGCCGCTCTAAGCTGTTATTTTTCTAAAACTCATGATGATGAGCAAGCTGAAATCATGACGCGCTCCGTGCTTGAAAACGCTAGATTTGAATCGTTTAACAACGGTTTAACTCATTCAAACTGGCCAACGCCGAGTAAAGGAACGTCCAACCAAGTTTTTTGGGCTGCTTCCCTGCTCAAATGGAAAGGGTTAGAAACACTCAACACGGCATTAGATATTGCTAACCAAACTACACCATGGGATGCCAATATTTGCTATATCACGCCGCAAAACACACATTTAGGTGTTAGCAGTCTGCCAACTGAAAACGCGCATACTAAACTGTTTCATGCGCCTACCAATCTCGATCAAATACGTGCAGATTCGGGTATTTTTGTCTCTACCAGTATCAACGAACCATTTGGGTTATCTGTTCTAGAGAGCCTAGCTGCGGGGTTGTGCGTTGTGATTCCAAATGATGGTGCTTATTGGGATCAAGTTCTTGAACACAAGGTCAACTGTCTTAAATTCACGCCACAAAACCCGCAATCTTTGTATGAGACAGTACAACAACTGATGGATGATCCGCAGCTTCGCCAACGTTTGTCACAAGCCTGTTTAGAGATGTCTAAGCAGTATCGAGCGGATCAGTGTTATACCTCTATTTGTGTCGCACTGCGTGGACAATCTCACAATGCAAAAGTGGTCAGTTCATTGGAGACTTCACATGATTAAGTCTCTACGTCAGCCGACACCATTCATGAACATGCTCACTTACGGTGTTGGCTTGGTCATAAGTAAAGGCGCAGCACTAATCATGCTGCCAATTATTGCCAACTACCTAGCGCCTTCTCAGACTGGACGTTTAGATCTACTAGCATCGATTGGAGCCGTGGCCGGTATTGTTGTCACCTTTGCTTTGCACGAAGCACTTTATCGCTTTGTTGGAGAAGAGAGTGATTCAAAAAAACGATTTCAAAAAGCCAGTGAGATATTTTCACTCACTTGCGTTGTTTCTTTAATTCTGTCTATTGTTCTATTCGGCTACATCAATATCAGTTTTAGTCA
It encodes the following:
- a CDS encoding SLBB domain-containing protein, giving the protein MKTLITTLLCFFAFIFTSVHAEEEFSDAVQVGDLIQVNVPGEESLNRGFQVDKRGRITLPEVGAVFVAGYDNQQLEKVVIDALSTTYRDLSTATVFIKEQQILISVQGYVEQPGEYTLSLGSSVQMALYAAGGLRPGAQLDKLILKRGADRKEFNYKRFLDSGDDSQLPQLQSLDSIFVPASPLVGNIEQEFDAAKLANSGDSADSRNSIKVFGEVNAPGSFAYKDNTDLVDVIMRSGGVTRYAGVEQIRVISNNTPTLFNLKQYLDSGDESLLPVLRPGSTIFVPKQEVEIKSGANTVYVMGEVAEPGAYDGKKGATFMDILANAGGPTRFAESRQIRVIKASGQVLKFDLTAYTEGLLGVKPPAIQPGDAIFVPEKTDMNEKSWLKISPDRAVNVIGEVVRPGRIEWSDEMDLMDLLAHVGGPTLRADTTKIEVVNGRKLTVFDLDAYIKNGAPREDLPFIRAGAIVRIHDLPQDPSDNKSQWVRQSSDASIYVFGQVNAPGRYRFTKDMHFLDILSAADGPTKDADIHNIRVTHRDKPYAKVSKLNLSLYFETGDESILPRVTTGDTIYIPEKDKNWLDTSKESTVRVLGAVNKPGRYVFNDNMTILDLLAEAAGPTENAYLEKITVVNMSCCQGQARTFDLIKFSKTANIYHLPVLRAGDTIYIPDRSESFIEKARVTLDDILRLTTTIVLIGAL
- a CDS encoding glycosyltransferase, producing MNNKKNILFVHYGDNWIRGSEACLINLVASLNKAKFRPVVWSNCEPLAEHFKQQSVPIVHTPFQLLFGWNAPRFNLYQWGVQLKQATDLIKQHKIDLVHINSGAPCQWMCIAAKLCGVPVVTQLHSDYQLRDRFTLGLHLSPNIACVSHDVSKGLLDDGYPQDQLSVIHNGVVQHRTTNKDVREELDIPQSSFVFITVGSLIIRKGVDLILQSLNRIQSQQDAHLIVIGDGEDRGNLIALATDLGLASKVHFVGEREDVADWLCGNVDAFISGARYEAFGLVLAEAGLARLPVIAPRVGGIPEFIHHNRTGLLFDPSNPIDDMCHQMTRLMSDAHLRGDLASQLYHLTHSDLTIEANTQQFENLYRKVINQNGSSSLFNGLKPLVRWAFH
- a CDS encoding quaternary amine ABC transporter ATP-binding protein, whose protein sequence is MTNKPLIEISGLYKVFGPKPKSVIERIHNGQNKDQILADTGHTVGLKEINLEINRGEIFVIMGLSGSGKSTLIRHFNRLIEPTEGKITVEGTDVMSLNTKELEEFRRHKMSMVFQRFGLMPHRTVVENVAYGLEVQGIKKETRLAKASEWLDTVGLKGYENQYPAQLSGGQQQRVGLSRALCTNAEILLMDEAFSALDPLIRSEMQDQLIELQEKLHKTIIFITHDLDEALRLGDRIAILKDGELVQQGTPHEILLHPADDYVEAFVKDVNRARALTVETVMQPPLYRITSETIEGALAQMKMLKHDYAYHVTDEGYQGLVTKESLQDAVEDNSVSDFSDDIYEEVPAVNPDAVIEEILQDTMSCEYSLPVVDEEGNLKGELERSAVADIFAEPGETETAPKPVIDKAS
- a CDS encoding sigma-54-dependent transcriptional regulator, coding for MRPKVLLVEDSTSLAVLYKQYVKDEPYDIFHVETGAEAKKFIERHTPQLVILDLKLPDMSGEEVLDWITENEVPTAVVIATAHGSVDIAVSLIQRGAEDFLEKPIQAERLKTSVQLHLKRAKLENLVEDIKSKFDRESFQGFIGSCLPMQAVYKTIDSVAPTTASVFINGESGTGKEVCAEAIHKESQRRDKPFVAINCGAIPRDLMESEIFGHVKGAFTGATTDRKGAAMQAHGGTLFLDELCEMELEMQKKLLRFLQTGTFTPLGATREVKVDVRIICATNRDPLLEVEEGRFREDLYYRVHVVPIEMPPLRERGSDIVTLCKHFLKIYAKQDGKKFKSIDKEAQVLLKNYPWPGNVRQLQNIIRNIVVLNNETSVTKEMIPAPINGTGGRSKVVTPIKRVEPVREVVTETVAKPAPLTPEQIETPAETSGPALTAADGSIRPMWKIEREAIQNAINHCDGNVLNAAVLLELSPSTVYRKKQAWEAEDEYNQA
- a CDS encoding ABC transporter permease, which produces MADNSWLSSFPEMERSDLRAIKKTLDGAYRDFSREYGEMIESFFDPLLSFLVWFEKLLISTPWFIVLAVCTALVYAASRSWKLALGCVGSLLLIGYFGMWEDTMRTLSIITVCTLVSICLGIPIGIAMARSNRVQSMVTPLLDIMQTMPAFVYLIPVVMLLGIGKIPGLIAVVIYAIPPVIRLTNLGIRLVDKEVLEAATAFGANKKQRLWGVQLPLAMPTIMAGINQTIMMALSMVVIASMIGVKGLGQPVLKSITNQYFTLGLLNGFAIVALAILFDRASQAYAKRTNAHLGGFKHD
- a CDS encoding ABC transporter substrate-binding protein, which produces MKYKLSSMFLLVAAASNANAGECGSVTIADMNWNSATLIANIDRFILEHGYGCDAELIPGDTMPTGTSMIEKGQPDVAPELWSNSLKTALDKGVEEKRLRYAGKALVNGGEEGFWVPKYLVSQYPEIATIEGVRKHAKLFKHPEDPDTSAFYSCPAGWNCQISAGNLFNALALEESGFSIVDPGSSAGLSGAIAKAYEREEAWFGYYWAPTAVLGKYDMVKVDFGSGVDKDEFVNCTTQEECEDPKATMYPPSPVHTITTESFASRAPEAYDYFTKRGFTNDKMNALLAWMEDNQADGEEAMLHFLSEYPDIWHPWVSQDVAKKVEAEL
- a CDS encoding Hpt domain-containing protein encodes the protein MTVTNTESQALVDESVLQQMIVDTSAEVIPILIDHYVTESKTRIDAIKKAAESQDGEALEFEVHTLGSTSLALGNRALSTLARDIERQCLEKQTEIAFTRVDELLTLADDSIQALIDRKELGF
- a CDS encoding glycosyltransferase family 4 protein; translated protein: MSTTKPNAAQSLEIEPQEIWLLLDSQTFGGIETHVLELAKGLKAHQYMVRIVLLTLYSPAPPIIERLVQTKLNYSFLQDLASNQGSPLVQLKQAVETYQPKLLHCHGYKSSIIGKLTKTLNPRLSLYQVSTYHAGETPKGRVWLYDALDRYTGFLSSHSLVVSNKIKDKIPSTTTLLNNFVSMPERQISHDVCSESCRFGFVGRLSHEKAADRFLDLASQFPKHQFHLFGDGPERERLELLKTDNCTFHGHQQNMKHVWQSIDLLVIPSRYEGLPMSALEAMSLGIPVIATAVGNLPQLINHNENGYLANQPEELTACANRWLSLSQNERTFISQNAIETIHHTYSPQAVIPQLLQCYGL
- a CDS encoding P-loop NTPase family protein; its protein translation is MTISATQAEVEKLYLTAELNGYRSTCITACQSGDGVTSIASAFAERCMLAGHSTLYVDLNLFNPAFHDLDLVNLEQQGQLIEHKESKRLFVGVPAPREASTQLAFKDPTTLKSTVAKWLTQYDRVVIDTSPLLQVNKGNIPAQSVANACDSTLLVLAYGETTTSQLEQAKQLLATDGILLSGAIMNMKHAPSFTQELGRQLNRMKFIPQKWRTNLCNKLSQNEFLNLPI